The window ATGACGAGCCCACGGCATTGTGGGCTTTCGGCACGGAGTTACGACCTTGAAGACGGAGAGCGAAGCGAGCCGCGTCACACTCGCACGTGTGGACAAGGCGGATCTGCCTGAATTCAAGAAGGAGCTGCGGGACTCTTTTTCCGTGGCCGTGATTGAAGCCTTCGGTGCGGTCGGCGATGGAACGATCCCGTCCGATGACGATGTCGACAGTTCCTTCGCCGCTCCCGGGTCCGCCGTCTATCATATCCTCTCCGACGGCAAGAAGGTCGGCGGGGCGGTGGTGAGCATCGATGAAGCGACGCAACACAACGCGCTCGATCTCTTCTTCATATCCGCAGCGAGCCACGGCCACGGCATCGGCACGAAAGCGTGGGCGGCGATCGAAGCGATGTATCCCGACACGAAGGTCTGGGAGACACACACGCCCTATTTCGAAAAACGCAACATTCACTTCTACGTCAATAAATGCGGCTTCAAGATTGTCGACTTCTACCATGAGCATCATCCGTTGCCCGACAAGCCACCCCATGACGCCCTGCCCGGCGGCGGCGAGTTTTTCAGGTTCGAGAAGGTGATGAGAGGATAGGCGGGAGACTCGGCGAGGCGGACGCCGGCCGACCTTGCGATTAAAGCGCCCGCGCCGGATTAACGCCTCGACACCTTGAGGCTGATGCCGCCAAATCCTGTCATGAGGCGCATCAATTCGGCGTTGGACAAGTTCCTGAGCCGGCCCTTGGTGGCCGGGTTGGGGTCGCGCGCCAGAAACTCAGCGCCCGTTGCGCCGACCAGAATAATGTAGTGCGGAAGCTCCTGCTCCTTAATGGCGACGATAATCGGCCTCGGCTCGGGGCCGCTCAGCACATTGCGGAATTCATCGAGAAGCGAGGCATCAGGCGACATACCGAGAATGTAAACCCGGTCCGGCGCCACAAAATCCAGACTCATTCCATGCGCCGCAGCCACGCGCCTCAGGTCTTCCAGCGCCAACATTCGGTTGCGGGCAAGCTTCAAGCCCTTATAGGCCGCCGCTCCACCGTCTGCGTCGCCCTTGCGCCAGGCGATCAGCATCGCCAGGACGGCATGGCCGCAATCCCGAGAACCTTTCTGCCCCACCCACGGAACCGGAACGACCGCAGTGCTGCCTGGGGCCGGCAAGACCCCAAGCAGCAATAGCGCGACGGCCATCAGGCTATGGCGCACGGCAGGTTCTCGCGCCTCAAGTTAAATAGGCAGAACCTTTTCTTTCATCAGGAAGACAACCAGACATCCCGACGCGATGGCCGACATGACGAAATAGTTCGCCGGCGGCTTGATGGCCGCAGCGCCCGCCACGGCGCCCAGACATGCCACCATTGTCGTCATCGGATCGACCTGCTTGGGCTCCTCGGCGAATGCCTGCGCGCCCAGCATCGGCACCGCACCGGCCTTGATCTTGTCATAGGTTTCCATGCTCATGTCGCGCACGAGCTTGCGCCGCTCGGCGGACAGCTTCGGATAGGCGTTCGATCTCATGCTGGACATGAGCGCCGATGCCAGCTCCGGATCGGAAAACTGGATTTTCAAGTACTGCGGCAGGGACAGAATGATGACATCCCCGCTCTTGATGCCCCGCTGCACTTGCTTCTGCCGCCGCGTCATCGGCTCCGTCTTTCTGACGGTTGGCGCCGTTTCGTAGCCGCCGCGGCCCAGCGGTTCCTCGGACAATGCCGCACCGCTTGAGCCGAAAAGAAATGCCGCCGCGACGACGGCCAGAACACATGCCGACTTTCTCATCCAAACCCCCATTTGGTTCTCGAATTTTTAAACAATCAATCATTTATGAAGTTGCATTCAGATCAAATACGCGCACGCTCTATACAAACTAATCCACCGAATAATTTATTCGCAGATATTTATATTTATGACGCGCCGCACACCGGCGCCCGCGACCACGTCCGTCGACAAGGCTCTTGTTTATAAATAACTTTACGATGCCGCGCCAAAGCATGACCGCGACATGCCAAATGACAGAAGCGCAACTACTTGAGTTGCAACATATTGATCAGATGAATCGACTGCTTCTCGATGACCTGCTGAGGCAAACGGGCATCAATTCTGAGATCGGACAGTATAGCATCACCATCGGTACGAAATTCGAGCGACCGGACGACTGGCTTGAACAGCGTAATTTCTTCTCTGTAGTCGGCCAAAACGTTTCGGTACGCGCTCAGGACTTTCTCAAGTTCACTTTTAGTCTTATCAACAATTGAGCTCCTGAGCAGATTGACCCAGAACTTGTTCTGAATGTTTCGAAGCCAACCACTGTCAACGTTCTTCGGCTTCACCGAAATTTCCGGATCGTAATTGATCATCTTCAGGTTATTGATATTGAGCGAGAACTTGACCTTTACGGTCATGTCTGCATCGAAGGACACCGGCTTGCAATTTGTCACATCGGCAAGAGCGTCGAGATAAACCGGCTGCTGGGTTCCCACCGCCGGCTCGGTCCTGACGGTCAACGATGTGATCTTTACGTAATTGTTGCTGCCGTCGGCACAAGGCGCCGTCGGCTTGTTGACGAAAGCATCGACGCTTTTGCTGACCTCGTCCAGCCGGCCGGCGAACCGAAGCTTGAAATTAAACAGGTTCGACCAGGCCGTCCCATCCACGCAGGTTTCAAGCTTGAGCTTGAACGGCTTGTCCATGAGTGTGTCGAACGAATAGGGCTTGAGATAAATGCCGGTTTGCTTGCAGGCCTGCGCGAGCGGCGTGCCGGCCGTTTGCGCTGAAGCACCGGACGCGACGAATGACGCCGCGAGAACCAACAACAGGAAGTGCCCGACGGATGCCCGAACCATGCGCCCCTCCCCCACAGCGAGCCGCAACCATTCGTATTATACGCTAGCGAACGCAATCTCAAAGCGCAACGGTGTTTTTTTGCACGCCGAAGCCTAGGGGGAGCGCTAGCCCTCCGGCCCCGTCACGAATGGCATGATGTCAACGCCGTCGCCGGGAAAGATGCTGAAGTGCGGATGGTTTTCGAACAGCTTGGCCGCGGCGTCGATGGTCTCGGCCTCGACGACGACATAGCCGCAGATGTCGTTCTGCGCGTTAGTGACGCCGTGCTTCGTCACGCGCTTGGTCTTGCCGACCATGCCACCCTTGTCGGCAAACGACGCGGCGTTGGCCTTCTCCCATGCCACCCACTGCGGAAGGCCGGCGGCGTCGACGGCCTCCTGCTCCGCTTTTGACATCGCGCGAAAGCGGACGACGTTTTCGGGCTTCATGGTGTAGACGGCGAGAAAGCGGGGCATGGCTGAACTCCGAGGGCGGGCTTCGCGAGCGTGGCCCGGGCGGGCGAAAGCGCAACCTGGGAACGACAGTGAAGCAGCCCCGGGTTCGCTGCGCTCACCCGGGCTACTTGCTGGACCTCTAGGGCGCAATAGCAAAGCGTATTGCGCCGCCGTGCCGGGCCCGGCTACTCCGCAGCAACCGTCCCGGGCCGGTAACGCGGCTCGAGAATCGGCAAACCCTTCTCGCGGGCGACGTCGAGCCATGCCTGCATCGTGACACTCAGCTCCGCGACGGCGCCCTCACGCGTATCGCCATGCGCGGAACATGGCTCAAGGTCCGGCGCTTCCGCGATCCAGACCTGATCCTCGTCCGACCAGGAAACAACAATGGCGTAGTTTTTCATCGACAAGAACCAAGCATGAGACGTCTTCATCCAGACACAATAAATCGATCAACAATCTGCGCGACGCCGTCAACGATCGATTTGGCTTCACTACGTGTGACAGGCTTTCCCGAATGCACTGCGTCGTTACGGATCTTTGTCCACTCGGAGATACGTCCGAAATTCTCGTGGACAAGTTCCCGCTCTCTTGCAAGATCGACTAGTTGCCGCACGGACATTGGCCTTCGTACTGCATCGCGCGGAGCCTTGTCTAAGCGACGGCGTAATGTTGTCTCGAGCAGCGTCATCGCTGAAATCACAGCCGCGCGATATTCTTTAGCTTCAAAAAGGCGTCCCGGCTCTAGGCGTTGCACTAGACCCATTTCGTCCGCCAAGCGTTGCAGGTATATACCGAGCGCCTGCACAAACGGACTATCTTCAGCCAGAACCGCAGGCCGCTCAATCACATGGTACCCAAAGGTTGGGATAGGCAACTGAGAGAATTCCGTAACGATCGGGATAACCTTCAACGGCCGGCGGTTGGGCCGCTCGCCCGTCTCCTGCGCGCGCGACAAGGCCAAGCCAAGCTCGAATTGCGTGTTAGCTGAAGTAGCATCAACAACCATAACCGCAGCACGGTCAATAAGCGTATCGATCTTTGCACTAACGCTATCGCCGAGATTGACGACATCAGCGGCCGTTACAGGAACAAAACCCGCAGCCTCTGCGAGCGGAAATACATTCTCACGGTAGAATGGGAGCACATCGAGAGGCGTTGCAAATAGACAAAGCCGACTCATAGCATCGCGCGGAAGGAGAAGCTGCTCTAGCGGACGCTCCTCCGTGGCCTTCAGCGTAGGCCCTGCGTTCTCACGCCGATATTCTCGCAACTCAACAAAGGCCTCGGCAAGCACAGCACCATACCGATCACGTGTACCCGGCAGGTTGACTACCTTAACGCCCCGACGCTCAAAGCGAGCTATGTCGCCGGGCTTCGCATTTACCAGGATGGCATACGCCATGCGCCTAGTTTTGCCCAGGCGGCTCGCTACCACCTGCCAAATCTGCCGGAAGTCAGGGTCTTCTAGACTGTAGCCGACAAAGACAGCCGTTTTTGTAATTAACAAACTTGAGAGAAAGGTCGCGATCAGCGGATAGTTCGTAAGAAAGCCGTCATAGTCGGCCTCTGTAACCACAAGTCGCTTGGGGTGGCGCACATCACCATGCAGCTTTAACAGAAGCGTCCCGGCCGCTCCGACATTAACGGAGAGCTGATCTTCATCCACCACCGGGTAGACCGTCCGATTGTCCTGCCGTTCCATGTCATATTGTTTTTCCAGCAAGAAATCGAAATTTGTAGTGCAAACGATATCAAACGGGAGGCTGCAGAACTCCTTGTGTGCAGGACCCGGCTGCACTCGATCAAGATGCAGCAAGCTCACCAGCCGCTCAATGAGACGGGCGCGTCCAAATTCATGCTCGTAGGCAGAAATGCCATCGAGCACGCTAGTTGGCGAATAGTCCGCCAGTTCTTCTGCGAAGCTCTTACCGAGTTCCGACCATAGGGGCATCTTTGCAGGCGGCGGCAGCTTCGCGTTAAGCGACATTCCCGCACCGACGACCGGCAACCACCGGCCATTCACAAGGTCTTCTAAAAGTGGCTTTGGAAAATGAACGAGATACTTGGGCGCCATGCAACAGCTCGGCTTTTATGAATAGCCACGAAAGGCCCAATAAGGCGACAAACTCAGATATTAATCAATCTCTCGCGAGCACTTTCCGGTCGCCTACTCCCACTCAATCGTGCCCGGCGGCTTGCTGGTCACGTCGTAGACGACGCGGTTGACGCCCTTCACCTCGTTGATGATGCGCGTCGCCACCATGCCGAGGAAGCGCATATCGAAGGGATAGAAGTCGGCGGTCATGCCGTCGACCGAGGTCACGGCACGCAGGCCAACGACATACTCATAAGTGCGGCCATCGCCCATCACGCCGACGGTCTTCACCGGGAGCAGCACGGCGAAGGCCTGCCAGAT of the Undibacter mobilis genome contains:
- a CDS encoding GNAT family N-acetyltransferase, which encodes MKTESEASRVTLARVDKADLPEFKKELRDSFSVAVIEAFGAVGDGTIPSDDDVDSSFAAPGSAVYHILSDGKKVGGAVVSIDEATQHNALDLFFISAASHGHGIGTKAWAAIEAMYPDTKVWETHTPYFEKRNIHFYVNKCGFKIVDFYHEHHPLPDKPPHDALPGGGEFFRFEKVMRG
- a CDS encoding papain-like cysteine protease family protein encodes the protein MRHSLMAVALLLLGVLPAPGSTAVVPVPWVGQKGSRDCGHAVLAMLIAWRKGDADGGAAAYKGLKLARNRMLALEDLRRVAAAHGMSLDFVAPDRVYILGMSPDASLLDEFRNVLSGPEPRPIIVAIKEQELPHYIILVGATGAEFLARDPNPATKGRLRNLSNAELMRLMTGFGGISLKVSRR
- a CDS encoding type II toxin-antitoxin system HicB family antitoxin; translation: MKTSHAWFLSMKNYAIVVSWSDEDQVWIAEAPDLEPCSAHGDTREGAVAELSVTMQAWLDVAREKGLPILEPRYRPGTVAAE
- a CDS encoding SIR2 family protein, whose amino-acid sequence is MAPKYLVHFPKPLLEDLVNGRWLPVVGAGMSLNAKLPPPAKMPLWSELGKSFAEELADYSPTSVLDGISAYEHEFGRARLIERLVSLLHLDRVQPGPAHKEFCSLPFDIVCTTNFDFLLEKQYDMERQDNRTVYPVVDEDQLSVNVGAAGTLLLKLHGDVRHPKRLVVTEADYDGFLTNYPLIATFLSSLLITKTAVFVGYSLEDPDFRQIWQVVASRLGKTRRMAYAILVNAKPGDIARFERRGVKVVNLPGTRDRYGAVLAEAFVELREYRRENAGPTLKATEERPLEQLLLPRDAMSRLCLFATPLDVLPFYRENVFPLAEAAGFVPVTAADVVNLGDSVSAKIDTLIDRAAVMVVDATSANTQFELGLALSRAQETGERPNRRPLKVIPIVTEFSQLPIPTFGYHVIERPAVLAEDSPFVQALGIYLQRLADEMGLVQRLEPGRLFEAKEYRAAVISAMTLLETTLRRRLDKAPRDAVRRPMSVRQLVDLARERELVHENFGRISEWTKIRNDAVHSGKPVTRSEAKSIVDGVAQIVDRFIVSG